A window of Argopecten irradians isolate NY chromosome 14, Ai_NY, whole genome shotgun sequence contains these coding sequences:
- the LOC138306946 gene encoding uncharacterized protein isoform X2, producing MQCVHEQIRIIIHKFVDIANPLLCWELPGCEILLESRHTDRSTFPSTCEMELGPSAMSNTINGSGGSGGSDGSNGSGPYELPPSPTTDHDSAGYAHFDGQTLGEREETTRQRQYACGCKRRIVISIVVGFLLVLAIAAGVIYHVTSSTEEVVCPYTEEYSRVHIWSPRKKIRKR from the exons atgcagtgtgtgcATGAACAAATTCGTATAATCATACATAAGTTCGTCGATATCGCAAATCCATTGTTATGCTGGGAACTTCCTGGTTGTGAAATCCTTTTGGAGTCTAGACACACGG ATCGATCAACATTTCCATCCACTTGCGAGATGGAGCTGGGTCCCTCC GCCATGTCGAATACGATTAACGGAAGTGGTGGTAGTGGCGGAAGTGATGGTAGTAATGGAAGTGGTCCATAT GAATTACCACCTTCTCCTACTACTGATCATGACTCCGCGGGATAT GCTCACTTTGACGGTCAAACTTTAGGTGAA agGGAAGAGACCACTAGGCAACGGCAATATGCG TGCGGCTGTAAAAGAAGAATTGTG ATATCGATAGTCGTTGGTTTCCTGCTGGTGTTAGCCATCGCTGCTGGGGTTATCTACCATGTGACGTCATCGACGGAGGAAG TCGTATGTCCTTACACGGAAGAATACTCCAGGGTTCATATTTGGAGTCCGCGAAAAAAAATTCGAAAACGGTGA
- the LOC138306946 gene encoding uncharacterized protein isoform X3 yields the protein MQCVHEQIRIIIHKFVDIANPLLCWELPGCEILLESRHTDRSTFPSTCEMELGPSAMSNTINGSGGSGGSDGSNGSGPYELPPSPTTDHDSAGYCGCKRRIVISIVVGFLLVLAIAAGVIYHVTSSTEEDICRPSPNTVVCPYTEEYSRVHIWSPRKKIRKR from the exons atgcagtgtgtgcATGAACAAATTCGTATAATCATACATAAGTTCGTCGATATCGCAAATCCATTGTTATGCTGGGAACTTCCTGGTTGTGAAATCCTTTTGGAGTCTAGACACACGG ATCGATCAACATTTCCATCCACTTGCGAGATGGAGCTGGGTCCCTCC GCCATGTCGAATACGATTAACGGAAGTGGTGGTAGTGGCGGAAGTGATGGTAGTAATGGAAGTGGTCCATAT GAATTACCACCTTCTCCTACTACTGATCATGACTCCGCGGGATAT TGCGGCTGTAAAAGAAGAATTGTG ATATCGATAGTCGTTGGTTTCCTGCTGGTGTTAGCCATCGCTGCTGGGGTTATCTACCATGTGACGTCATCGACGGAGGAAG ATATATGCCGGCCTTCTCCCAACACAGTCGTATGTCCTTACACGGAAGAATACTCCAGGGTTCATATTTGGAGTCCGCGAAAAAAAATTCGAAAACGGTGA
- the LOC138306946 gene encoding uncharacterized protein isoform X4: MQCVHEQIRIIIHKFVDIANPLLCWELPGCEILLESRHTDRSTFPSTCEMELGPSAMSNTINGSGGSGGSDGSNGSGPYELPPSPTTDHDSAGYCGCKRRIVISIVVGFLLVLAIAAGVIYHVTSSTEEVVCPYTEEYSRVHIWSPRKKIRKR, encoded by the exons atgcagtgtgtgcATGAACAAATTCGTATAATCATACATAAGTTCGTCGATATCGCAAATCCATTGTTATGCTGGGAACTTCCTGGTTGTGAAATCCTTTTGGAGTCTAGACACACGG ATCGATCAACATTTCCATCCACTTGCGAGATGGAGCTGGGTCCCTCC GCCATGTCGAATACGATTAACGGAAGTGGTGGTAGTGGCGGAAGTGATGGTAGTAATGGAAGTGGTCCATAT GAATTACCACCTTCTCCTACTACTGATCATGACTCCGCGGGATAT TGCGGCTGTAAAAGAAGAATTGTG ATATCGATAGTCGTTGGTTTCCTGCTGGTGTTAGCCATCGCTGCTGGGGTTATCTACCATGTGACGTCATCGACGGAGGAAG TCGTATGTCCTTACACGGAAGAATACTCCAGGGTTCATATTTGGAGTCCGCGAAAAAAAATTCGAAAACGGTGA
- the LOC138306946 gene encoding uncharacterized protein isoform X1 encodes MQCVHEQIRIIIHKFVDIANPLLCWELPGCEILLESRHTDRSTFPSTCEMELGPSAMSNTINGSGGSGGSDGSNGSGPYELPPSPTTDHDSAGYAHFDGQTLGEREETTRQRQYACGCKRRIVISIVVGFLLVLAIAAGVIYHVTSSTEEDICRPSPNTVVCPYTEEYSRVHIWSPRKKIRKR; translated from the exons atgcagtgtgtgcATGAACAAATTCGTATAATCATACATAAGTTCGTCGATATCGCAAATCCATTGTTATGCTGGGAACTTCCTGGTTGTGAAATCCTTTTGGAGTCTAGACACACGG ATCGATCAACATTTCCATCCACTTGCGAGATGGAGCTGGGTCCCTCC GCCATGTCGAATACGATTAACGGAAGTGGTGGTAGTGGCGGAAGTGATGGTAGTAATGGAAGTGGTCCATAT GAATTACCACCTTCTCCTACTACTGATCATGACTCCGCGGGATAT GCTCACTTTGACGGTCAAACTTTAGGTGAA agGGAAGAGACCACTAGGCAACGGCAATATGCG TGCGGCTGTAAAAGAAGAATTGTG ATATCGATAGTCGTTGGTTTCCTGCTGGTGTTAGCCATCGCTGCTGGGGTTATCTACCATGTGACGTCATCGACGGAGGAAG ATATATGCCGGCCTTCTCCCAACACAGTCGTATGTCCTTACACGGAAGAATACTCCAGGGTTCATATTTGGAGTCCGCGAAAAAAAATTCGAAAACGGTGA
- the LOC138306946 gene encoding uncharacterized protein isoform X5: protein MELGPSAMSNTINGSGGSGGSDGSNGSGPYELPPSPTTDHDSAGYAHFDGQTLGEREETTRQRQYACGCKRRIVISIVVGFLLVLAIAAGVIYHVTSSTEEDICRPSPNTVVCPYTEEYSRVHIWSPRKKIRKR from the exons ATGGAGCTGGGTCCCTCC GCCATGTCGAATACGATTAACGGAAGTGGTGGTAGTGGCGGAAGTGATGGTAGTAATGGAAGTGGTCCATAT GAATTACCACCTTCTCCTACTACTGATCATGACTCCGCGGGATAT GCTCACTTTGACGGTCAAACTTTAGGTGAA agGGAAGAGACCACTAGGCAACGGCAATATGCG TGCGGCTGTAAAAGAAGAATTGTG ATATCGATAGTCGTTGGTTTCCTGCTGGTGTTAGCCATCGCTGCTGGGGTTATCTACCATGTGACGTCATCGACGGAGGAAG ATATATGCCGGCCTTCTCCCAACACAGTCGTATGTCCTTACACGGAAGAATACTCCAGGGTTCATATTTGGAGTCCGCGAAAAAAAATTCGAAAACGGTGA